One window of the Strix uralensis isolate ZFMK-TIS-50842 chromosome 3, bStrUra1, whole genome shotgun sequence genome contains the following:
- the COA6 gene encoding cytochrome c oxidase assembly factor 6 homolog produces MSAPTMEERKACWGARDEFWQCLDRHADDASKCEKLRLSFESRCPQQWVKHFDRRRDFLKYKRKLETEGYHPPEDAGKS; encoded by the exons ATGTCGGCGCCGACGATGGAGGAGAGGAAGGCCTGCTGGGGGGCCCGGGACGAGTTCTGGCAGTGCTTGGATCGGCACGCGGACGACGCCTCCAAGTGCGAGAAGCTGCGGCTGTCCTTCGAGTCCCGGTGCCCGCAACAGTGG gTTAAACACTTTGATAGAAgaagagactttttaaaatataaaagaaagctTGAAACAGAAGGGTATCATCCTCCAGAAGATGCTGGAAAGTCTTAG